A genomic window from Sphingobacterium spiritivorum includes:
- a CDS encoding DUF423 domain-containing protein, producing MNKQIILTASFFGLLAVALGAFGAHGLEGKISEDHIGTWKTANQYHFYHTFALLFLSTFSRAKNTSIRVAFFAFTIGILLFSGSLYILSVREITGFGNPRILGPITPLGGLSYMIGWVGLFVAALKNRS from the coding sequence ATGAACAAACAAATTATTCTCACAGCGTCCTTTTTTGGATTATTAGCTGTGGCATTGGGGGCTTTTGGTGCGCATGGATTAGAGGGGAAAATCAGTGAAGATCATATCGGTACATGGAAAACCGCAAACCAATATCATTTCTACCATACCTTTGCGCTCTTATTCCTTTCCACATTTTCCAGAGCTAAAAATACATCTATACGTGTTGCTTTCTTCGCATTTACAATTGGTATTTTACTTTTTTCGGGCTCATTGTATATATTGAGTGTACGTGAAATAACAGGTTTTGGAAATCCCCGGATATTAGGTCCCATTACACCATTAGGAGGACTCAGTTATATGATAGGATGGGTGGGACTCTTTGTAGCAGCTCTGAAAAACAGATCATAG
- the priA gene encoding replication restart helicase PriA — MDPSLFSAVRNTCFVNVILPLAISKTYTYRIPHEWSDKIAVGMRVIVQFGKNKIYSAIVKEVTELAPERYEAKYVLDILDQQPIVDGAQLKLWEWMASYYMCTLGEVMQAALPAALKLASETKIIASDQEGLDKSQLSDKEYMIMEALEIAGELRVSDIVKLLGQKTVFPILKQLFDNGFLMISEEISERYKPKKKNYLILNAEYTDTEGKRELLDSLNRAPKQQDAVLAYLQLSKTSSEITRQAIMEAVGCGPASITALIDKGIFLVKEKVVSRFEGEDIELTASFTFNEGQQEAFDQINKLFHNKDVVLLHGVTASGKTQIYIRMIEQAIAEGKSALYLLPEIALTAQITERLKLYFGDQLGVYHSKFNDNERAEVWHKVLKNEYKVVIGARSSLFLPFHELGIVIIDEEHESSYKQYDPAPRYHARDTAIYLGYIHQAKILLGSATPSIESYYNAKAGKYGLVQLLKRYGTAQLPEIKIVNISEEKRKDNMHSYFSGILLKEITETIARKEQVILFQNRRGHTPIIQCNTCGYVAKCVNCDVSLTYHKTTNRMHCHYCGHHEAPPQICPACGTTHMESRGFGTERIEEELELLMPDARIGRLDLDSTKGKHGFDKIITAFDEHEYDILIGTQMIAKGLDFGKVSLIGIINADTIINFPDFRAYERAFSLFSQVSGRAGRRDSVGKVIIQTYTPNHRVIEQVVAHDYDAMFLEEATERKNYQYPPFYRLIKIDVKHPDIQKCFDAARDLASGLRATLGSRVIGPEPPLVSRVRNYFIQTITLKIERNNVSIAKVKELMQQAILSFELDKSHTGVRIQIDVDPS; from the coding sequence ATGGACCCATCTTTATTTTCAGCTGTACGCAATACGTGTTTTGTGAATGTTATCCTGCCTTTGGCTATTTCCAAGACATATACCTATCGTATCCCGCATGAGTGGAGTGACAAGATCGCTGTAGGTATGCGTGTCATTGTGCAATTTGGAAAGAATAAAATATATTCTGCCATAGTAAAGGAAGTCACTGAACTGGCTCCTGAACGCTATGAAGCAAAATATGTATTGGATATTTTAGATCAGCAGCCTATTGTGGACGGCGCACAGCTCAAGCTTTGGGAATGGATGGCATCCTACTATATGTGTACGCTGGGGGAAGTGATGCAGGCGGCTCTTCCGGCAGCTTTGAAACTGGCCAGTGAAACCAAAATCATAGCTTCGGATCAGGAAGGATTGGATAAAAGTCAGCTTTCTGATAAGGAGTATATGATCATGGAAGCGCTGGAGATTGCCGGAGAACTACGGGTGAGTGATATTGTCAAATTGCTGGGGCAGAAAACAGTATTTCCTATCCTCAAGCAGCTTTTCGATAATGGTTTCCTGATGATTTCCGAAGAAATCTCCGAGCGGTATAAGCCAAAGAAAAAAAACTACCTTATTCTGAATGCAGAATACACAGATACAGAAGGAAAGCGGGAACTGCTGGATTCGCTGAACAGAGCTCCGAAACAGCAGGATGCGGTGTTGGCTTATCTTCAGCTTTCCAAAACCAGTTCTGAGATTACACGTCAGGCTATTATGGAGGCTGTAGGCTGCGGACCAGCAAGTATTACTGCGCTTATTGACAAAGGGATCTTTCTGGTAAAGGAGAAAGTCGTCAGCCGTTTTGAAGGAGAAGATATTGAACTCACAGCTTCTTTTACCTTTAATGAAGGACAACAGGAGGCCTTTGATCAGATCAATAAGTTATTTCATAATAAAGATGTAGTGCTCCTACATGGAGTGACGGCTTCCGGTAAAACGCAGATCTACATACGTATGATTGAACAAGCTATTGCGGAAGGGAAGAGTGCGCTTTATTTATTACCCGAAATTGCGCTCACAGCCCAGATAACAGAGCGGCTTAAATTATATTTCGGCGATCAGCTTGGCGTTTATCATTCCAAATTCAATGATAATGAAAGAGCTGAAGTATGGCATAAAGTATTGAAGAATGAATATAAAGTTGTTATTGGTGCCCGTTCTTCCTTATTTCTCCCCTTTCATGAGCTCGGAATAGTAATTATAGATGAGGAGCATGAGAGTTCTTACAAACAGTATGATCCAGCTCCCCGATATCATGCCCGTGATACAGCGATATACTTAGGTTATATTCATCAGGCCAAAATACTTCTCGGGTCAGCTACACCGTCTATCGAAAGTTATTACAATGCAAAAGCCGGAAAATACGGATTGGTTCAGCTCCTGAAACGATATGGTACTGCACAGTTGCCGGAAATAAAAATTGTGAATATCTCTGAAGAAAAGCGGAAAGATAATATGCACTCTTATTTCAGTGGTATTCTGCTGAAAGAAATTACAGAAACTATAGCACGCAAAGAACAGGTTATACTGTTTCAGAACAGAAGAGGGCATACACCGATTATTCAGTGTAATACATGCGGATATGTAGCTAAATGTGTAAACTGTGATGTCAGTCTGACCTATCACAAGACCACAAACAGGATGCATTGCCACTATTGCGGACATCACGAAGCTCCTCCACAAATCTGCCCTGCCTGTGGTACTACCCATATGGAAAGTCGTGGATTCGGTACCGAACGTATAGAAGAAGAGCTCGAACTGTTGATGCCTGATGCACGTATCGGAAGACTGGATCTCGATTCAACTAAAGGAAAGCACGGATTTGATAAGATTATAACGGCTTTTGATGAACATGAATATGATATTCTGATAGGAACCCAAATGATTGCAAAAGGACTGGATTTCGGAAAAGTAAGTCTTATCGGAATTATCAATGCAGACACTATTATAAATTTTCCCGATTTCCGGGCATATGAACGTGCATTTTCGTTGTTCTCACAGGTGTCTGGAAGAGCTGGCCGGAGAGATTCGGTCGGTAAAGTAATTATACAGACCTACACACCCAATCACCGGGTGATAGAGCAGGTCGTGGCACACGATTATGATGCTATGTTTTTGGAAGAAGCGACAGAACGTAAAAATTATCAATATCCTCCGTTTTACAGGCTGATCAAGATCGATGTCAAACATCCTGATATTCAAAAGTGCTTTGATGCGGCAAGAGATCTTGCTTCAGGGTTGAGAGCCACACTGGGTAGCAGAGTTATTGGTCCGGAGCCACCACTTGTAAGCCGGGTGCGTAATTATTTCATTCAGACAATCACGTTAAAGATCGAACGTAATAATGTCAGTATAGCTAAAGTGAAGGAACTCATGCAACAAGCTATTCTGAGTTTTGAACTGGACAAATCTCATACAGGAGTTCGCATACAGATTGATGTGGATCCTTCCTGA
- a CDS encoding protein-L-isoaspartate(D-aspartate) O-methyltransferase: MAYKFVDNYRERGARKQLVKHLEKRGIEDKQVLKAIGKVPRHFFFDETFWNQAYRDIAFPIGDGQTISQPYTVAYQSELLHVKKGDKVLEIGTGSGYQTCILMELGADVYTIERQESLYNRTIQVLPYMGYNPKFFLGDGSKGIPGSAPYDKIIVTAGAPFVPEIMLKQLKIGGVFVIPVGDEKTQKMVTILRVGENDFERIELDTFRFVPLVGDQAW; encoded by the coding sequence ATGGCGTACAAATTCGTAGATAATTACAGAGAGAGAGGAGCAAGGAAACAACTTGTCAAGCATTTAGAAAAACGAGGGATCGAGGATAAGCAGGTATTAAAGGCAATAGGTAAGGTACCCCGGCATTTTTTCTTTGATGAGACATTTTGGAATCAGGCTTACCGGGATATTGCTTTTCCTATAGGTGATGGTCAGACAATTTCCCAACCTTATACTGTCGCATATCAATCCGAATTGCTCCACGTGAAAAAAGGAGATAAAGTATTGGAAATAGGTACAGGATCCGGTTACCAGACCTGCATTCTGATGGAGTTAGGCGCTGATGTCTATACAATAGAACGCCAGGAAAGTCTTTACAACCGTACAATACAAGTGCTGCCTTATATGGGATATAATCCAAAATTCTTTTTGGGAGATGGTTCAAAAGGTATTCCCGGAAGTGCTCCCTATGATAAAATCATTGTGACTGCAGGTGCGCCTTTCGTACCGGAGATTATGCTGAAGCAACTGAAGATCGGAGGAGTTTTTGTGATTCCTGTGGGAGATGAGAAAACCCAGAAGATGGTGACCATCCTTCGGGTAGGAGAAAATGATTTTGAACGAATAGAATTAGATACATTTAGATTTGTTCCTTTAGTAGGAGATCAGGCTTGGTAA
- a CDS encoding MutS-related protein: MDTSIYSTYANAVEQTKVAIQILNKKINSNSFGRLAVILGGGGLLFWSFQQKQIWLVSLLFALIILLFAFLIRRQSRLEKERENLKAFLRVNENEILLRDQRKNCYSEGQEFEDGRHSYLSDLDIFGRYSLFTLVNRAATKLGIQQLAQWLSSPANKETIQQRQDAVKELSAELYWCQQLQTTLIFNLDQQIEVKAFLRKYFQSGDFSFGNAFMRIYVAIVPFVMLSGIILALSGVKVMGYVFILALVHIFWTLAMAGRVSLFSSKIDKVGGILNAYADGIRLVEERQWSSALTNSLQQRVSVQGNKGKLSAAFKELGGLINKLDARNNILVGTVLNMFLLWDFKQVMAIVKWKSSYEENILEAFDVIAEYEALLSFATLKRNYPDWVFPVILEDTKQSKITGEAINHPLINEAYAVANNYDANEHRIALVTGSNMAGKSTFLRTVGINAVLAYAGAPVCATSLRLPIYKLITYMRIKDNLNESTSTFKAELDRMKYILDTVDQDKDSFFLIDEMLRGTNSVDKYLGSRAIIKKLISMDGKGMVATHDLQLSTLEAEYPGIVRNYHFDIQVKEGEMLFDYKLKDGECKVFNASMLLKGIGVEIEN, translated from the coding sequence ATGGATACATCGATTTACTCCACGTATGCAAATGCCGTGGAGCAGACAAAAGTCGCAATACAGATTTTAAATAAAAAGATTAATAGTAATAGTTTTGGCCGGCTGGCCGTTATTCTGGGAGGAGGAGGGCTTCTTTTCTGGAGTTTTCAGCAGAAGCAGATTTGGCTGGTGTCCCTGCTGTTTGCTCTTATTATTTTATTATTTGCCTTTCTTATCCGAAGACAAAGCCGTCTGGAGAAAGAGAGGGAGAATCTCAAGGCTTTTCTGCGGGTCAATGAGAACGAAATTCTCCTGCGTGACCAACGAAAAAACTGTTACTCAGAAGGTCAGGAATTTGAGGACGGAAGACATTCCTATCTTTCGGATCTGGATATATTTGGCCGGTATTCACTGTTTACACTAGTCAATCGTGCAGCCACAAAGCTGGGCATACAACAGTTGGCGCAATGGCTCTCGTCTCCTGCAAATAAAGAGACCATACAGCAACGCCAGGATGCTGTAAAAGAACTGTCTGCCGAACTCTATTGGTGTCAGCAACTGCAGACTACGCTTATCTTTAATCTGGATCAGCAAATTGAAGTCAAAGCGTTTCTTCGTAAGTATTTTCAAAGCGGAGACTTCTCCTTTGGCAATGCCTTTATGCGGATCTATGTGGCAATAGTACCTTTTGTAATGCTTTCAGGTATTATCCTTGCCTTATCAGGAGTCAAAGTTATGGGCTATGTCTTTATTCTTGCATTAGTACATATCTTCTGGACATTAGCTATGGCAGGCAGAGTTTCCTTATTTTCAAGCAAGATCGACAAAGTAGGAGGAATACTAAATGCGTATGCTGACGGAATACGTTTGGTAGAAGAGCGTCAGTGGTCATCCGCACTTACGAATTCACTACAGCAAAGAGTCTCGGTACAAGGAAATAAAGGAAAATTATCTGCCGCATTTAAAGAATTGGGAGGATTAATTAATAAACTGGATGCACGCAATAATATTCTGGTAGGAACAGTTCTTAACATGTTCCTGTTGTGGGATTTCAAACAGGTGATGGCTATTGTCAAGTGGAAATCTAGTTATGAGGAGAATATTCTGGAAGCTTTTGATGTTATAGCCGAATATGAAGCATTACTGAGTTTTGCGACATTAAAGCGTAACTATCCGGACTGGGTTTTTCCGGTGATTCTGGAAGATACAAAGCAAAGTAAAATTACAGGTGAGGCTATCAATCATCCCCTGATTAATGAAGCATATGCTGTTGCCAACAATTATGATGCAAATGAGCACAGGATAGCCCTTGTGACAGGCTCTAATATGGCGGGCAAAAGTACGTTCCTGCGGACGGTAGGTATTAATGCTGTACTGGCATATGCCGGAGCTCCTGTATGTGCAACTTCTCTTCGGCTTCCTATCTATAAGTTGATTACGTATATGCGGATCAAAGATAATCTTAATGAAAGTACCTCCACATTTAAGGCCGAACTTGACCGTATGAAATATATCCTGGATACAGTTGACCAGGATAAAGACAGTTTCTTTCTGATTGACGAGATGCTTCGGGGAACCAATTCTGTAGATAAATATCTCGGATCACGTGCAATTATTAAAAAATTGATCAGCATGGATGGAAAAGGTATGGTCGCTACACATGATCTGCAATTATCTACATTGGAAGCAGAGTATCCCGGTATAGTCCGGAATTATCATTTTGATATCCAGGTAAAGGAAGGAGAAATGCTATTCGACTACAAACTGAAAGATGGAGAGTGTAAAGTATTTAATGCCTCCATGTTGCTGAAAGGCATAGGAGTAGAGATCGAAAACTAA
- a CDS encoding acyl-CoA thioesterase, with protein sequence MTLEERINLAETRVCTTVFPFLTNHHDTLFGGKAMAIMDEVSFMAATRFCRKTLVTVSTDRIDFTKAIPSGSIIEAIARVDSIGRTSLKVKVEIYLEDMYKEGRELAISGLFTFVALDEAKKPVPVLQGIAIEA encoded by the coding sequence ATGACTTTAGAAGAACGTATAAATCTAGCAGAGACCCGTGTTTGTACAACTGTTTTCCCATTTCTCACCAATCATCATGACACCCTCTTTGGAGGAAAGGCGATGGCCATCATGGATGAAGTTTCTTTTATGGCAGCTACCCGTTTTTGTCGCAAAACCTTAGTGACAGTTTCCACAGATAGAATCGATTTTACAAAAGCTATTCCTTCCGGAAGTATTATTGAAGCCATTGCGCGTGTCGATAGTATAGGAAGAACAAGTCTAAAGGTGAAGGTAGAAATCTACCTTGAAGATATGTATAAAGAGGGACGCGAATTGGCTATCAGCGGATTATTTACATTTGTAGCGCTGGATGAAGCTAAAAAACCAGTGCCTGTCCTGCAAGGTATCGCCATTGAGGCTTAA
- a CDS encoding DUF779 domain-containing protein — translation MTNRIDVTDTAKALIKQLAAQHGDLMFYQAGGCCEGTQPQCFEKGGFFPRMNDAMIGLVEGYEFWIDRDLFEYWQYSHFTLDVLDGFGPGGFSLETPLGKTFKVHYRLFTAEELDKLAPVIRNE, via the coding sequence ATGACAAATCGAATAGATGTAACGGATACAGCAAAAGCATTGATCAAACAGCTTGCTGCTCAACATGGTGATCTGATGTTTTATCAGGCAGGAGGATGCTGTGAGGGAACACAGCCTCAGTGTTTTGAAAAAGGAGGATTCTTTCCCCGGATGAATGATGCGATGATCGGACTGGTGGAAGGATATGAATTCTGGATTGACCGGGACTTGTTTGAATACTGGCAATACTCACATTTCACTTTGGATGTACTGGATGGATTTGGTCCGGGTGGATTCTCACTCGAGACACCTTTAGGTAAGACATTCAAAGTTCATTACAGGCTTTTTACAGCAGAAGAGCTAGATAAACTAGCTCCTGTAATTCGAAATGAATAA
- the adhP gene encoding alcohol dehydrogenase AdhP, producing the protein MKAAVARGYGQPLSIEEVPVKQPGRNQILVKVVACGVCHTDLHAIEGDWPVKSKMPLIPGHEGVGYVVATGPDVQNVKEGDAVGVPWLYSACGCCDFCITGWETLCEAQQNGGYSVDGGFAEYVIADARYVGHLKSNVNFLEIAPILCAGVTVYKGLKETETKPGEWVAISGIGGLGHVAVQYAKAMGMRVAAIDVADDKLDLAKKLGADITVNAKTTDPGQYIQKEIGGVHGALITAVSPIAFKQGIDVLRRKGTIALNGLPPGSFELPIFETVLKRITVRGSIVGTRKDLQEALDFANEGLVKATVTAAKLEDINSVFDQMKAGKIDGRMVLDIAG; encoded by the coding sequence ATGAAAGCGGCAGTGGCCAGAGGTTACGGCCAGCCATTAAGTATAGAAGAGGTTCCGGTCAAACAACCGGGGCGAAATCAGATATTGGTCAAAGTAGTGGCATGTGGTGTCTGTCATACAGATCTTCACGCCATCGAAGGTGACTGGCCTGTAAAATCAAAAATGCCACTGATCCCGGGGCATGAAGGAGTAGGATATGTGGTGGCTACGGGTCCGGATGTGCAGAATGTAAAAGAAGGAGATGCGGTAGGCGTGCCCTGGCTCTATAGTGCCTGCGGATGTTGCGACTTTTGCATTACGGGATGGGAAACCCTTTGTGAAGCTCAGCAAAACGGAGGATACAGTGTTGACGGAGGATTTGCAGAATATGTCATTGCGGATGCCCGATATGTAGGCCATTTAAAATCCAATGTCAACTTTTTAGAGATTGCTCCTATTTTGTGTGCCGGAGTGACGGTATATAAAGGACTCAAAGAAACGGAAACAAAACCCGGTGAATGGGTAGCGATATCCGGAATCGGCGGCCTGGGACATGTAGCTGTACAATACGCAAAAGCTATGGGTATGCGTGTAGCCGCAATAGATGTAGCCGACGACAAGCTGGATCTGGCGAAGAAACTCGGCGCTGATATTACAGTAAATGCAAAAACTACAGACCCGGGCCAATATATTCAGAAAGAAATAGGCGGAGTACACGGTGCGCTTATTACTGCTGTATCTCCTATCGCATTTAAGCAGGGGATAGATGTCTTACGACGCAAAGGTACGATTGCTCTCAACGGACTTCCTCCCGGTTCATTTGAGTTACCTATCTTTGAAACGGTACTGAAACGTATTACCGTCAGAGGATCTATTGTAGGTACCCGGAAAGATTTACAGGAGGCTTTGGATTTTGCAAATGAAGGTCTCGTTAAGGCGACTGTCACAGCTGCAAAATTAGAAGATATCAACAGTGTATTTGATCAGATGAAAGCCGGAAAAATAGACGGACGAATGGTATTGGATATTGCAGGTTAG
- a CDS encoding aldehyde dehydrogenase family protein — protein MSVIERPAFKERYDNYINGKFTAPVQSKYFDVISPLDGKVFTQAAHSTKDDLELAVNAAAKAFESWGKTSSTERSIILNKIADRIEENLNYIAAVETVDNGKAVRETLNADIPLAIDHFRYFAGVIRAEEGSLSELDANTVSLIVHEPIGVVAQIIPWNFPILMAVWKLAPALAAGNCVVLKPAESTPISILVLLELIGDLLPAGVVNIVNGFGSELGRALVTNPKVSKAAFTGSTATGRLVMQYATENIIPVTLELGGKSPNIFFSSVMDEDDAFLDKAIEGAVLFALNQGEICTCPSRLLIQEDIYDRFIEKVIDRVNKIKVGNPLDPTVMMGAQASQIQKDKIVSYIKLGKEEGAEVLTGGDVNHLGGDLENGYYIKPTLFKGHNKMRIFQEEIFGPVLAVTTFKDEAEAIAIANDTIYGLGAGVWTRDAHQLYQIPRAIQAGRVWVNQYHSYPAGAPFGGYKQSGVGRENHKMMLGHYRQTKNMLISYSKEKLGFF, from the coding sequence ATGAGTGTAATAGAAAGACCTGCGTTCAAAGAGCGCTATGACAACTACATTAATGGAAAATTTACAGCTCCCGTTCAGAGCAAATATTTTGATGTCATCTCTCCCTTAGACGGTAAAGTTTTTACGCAAGCCGCCCATTCGACTAAAGATGATCTGGAGCTCGCTGTAAATGCCGCAGCAAAGGCATTCGAATCCTGGGGCAAAACTTCTTCTACCGAGCGAAGTATTATTCTTAACAAAATAGCGGATCGCATTGAAGAAAACCTGAATTACATTGCCGCTGTTGAAACAGTAGACAATGGTAAGGCTGTTCGTGAGACGCTAAATGCGGACATTCCTCTGGCTATTGATCATTTCAGATATTTTGCAGGAGTAATCCGTGCCGAAGAAGGTTCGTTATCGGAACTGGATGCAAACACTGTATCGCTGATTGTACACGAACCGATCGGTGTGGTTGCTCAGATTATTCCCTGGAATTTCCCGATTCTGATGGCTGTATGGAAACTGGCTCCAGCATTGGCAGCCGGCAACTGTGTGGTACTGAAACCTGCCGAAAGTACGCCTATCTCTATTCTGGTACTCTTAGAACTTATCGGAGATTTGTTGCCGGCCGGAGTTGTTAATATTGTAAATGGATTCGGGTCTGAACTGGGCCGTGCCCTTGTGACTAATCCAAAGGTTTCAAAAGCGGCTTTCACGGGATCCACAGCAACCGGACGTCTTGTTATGCAATACGCCACTGAAAACATTATTCCGGTTACATTAGAACTGGGTGGTAAATCACCTAATATTTTCTTCAGTTCGGTTATGGATGAAGATGATGCTTTTCTGGACAAAGCCATTGAAGGAGCTGTTCTGTTTGCACTCAATCAGGGCGAAATCTGTACCTGTCCTTCCCGTCTCCTTATTCAGGAAGATATTTATGACAGATTTATTGAAAAAGTAATTGACCGTGTGAATAAAATCAAAGTCGGAAATCCGCTTGATCCGACAGTAATGATGGGTGCACAGGCATCACAGATACAAAAAGATAAGATCGTATCGTATATCAAACTGGGTAAAGAAGAGGGTGCTGAAGTATTGACTGGAGGGGATGTAAACCATCTGGGCGGAGATCTTGAAAACGGTTATTATATCAAGCCTACACTATTCAAAGGTCATAATAAGATGCGTATTTTTCAGGAGGAAATCTTTGGCCCAGTACTGGCTGTCACCACCTTTAAAGATGAGGCCGAAGCGATTGCTATAGCAAACGATACGATATATGGACTGGGTGCGGGTGTATGGACACGTGATGCACATCAGCTCTACCAGATACCTAGAGCGATTCAGGCAGGACGGGTATGGGTCAATCAGTACCATAGTTATCCTGCAGGAGCTCCTTTCGGAGGCTACAAGCAATCTGGTGTAGGTCGTGAAAACCACAAAATGATGCTGGGACACTACAGACAGACAAAAAATATGTTAATCTCCTACAGCAAAGAGAAATTAGGATTTTTTTAA
- a CDS encoding helix-turn-helix domain-containing protein, with protein sequence MKHLLNHLPFTDKKEITTLVENRRAFTLNNFELNVYETYQESKLVPLKFNDLVIINMLKGKKVMHLVDRPHFDYLPGETIVVPPSLSMKIDFPEAKESDPTQCTALAVGHQKIQETINYLNEYFPRQYGEQEWRFHYDQYHFYNNAELAYLTNKLFDISLSKELHKDVLADLTLKELLIRIMQTQNLLVVDGPVLSSNNRLQAVTEFIQNNIHENITVEHLSKKANMSKPSFYRTFKEETGISPMEYVIRERIKNAKKVLQSSKSIKEACYASGFSNINYFVRMFKKQEGITPGVFLTMS encoded by the coding sequence ATGAAACATCTTCTCAATCATCTGCCATTTACAGATAAAAAAGAAATTACTACTCTGGTAGAAAACAGACGTGCATTCACCTTAAATAATTTTGAGTTGAATGTATACGAGACGTATCAGGAAAGTAAGCTTGTGCCTCTTAAATTTAATGATCTGGTGATTATCAATATGTTGAAAGGTAAAAAGGTCATGCACCTTGTTGATCGTCCTCATTTTGATTATCTCCCTGGCGAAACCATTGTCGTACCCCCGTCACTGTCTATGAAGATTGATTTTCCGGAGGCTAAGGAAAGTGATCCTACCCAATGTACAGCTCTCGCTGTCGGGCATCAGAAAATACAGGAAACGATTAACTACCTGAATGAGTATTTTCCAAGGCAGTACGGTGAACAGGAGTGGAGATTTCATTACGACCAATATCACTTTTATAATAATGCCGAACTTGCTTATCTGACTAATAAACTCTTTGATATATCCTTAAGTAAAGAATTACACAAAGATGTACTGGCCGATCTGACACTTAAAGAACTACTAATCCGTATTATGCAGACCCAGAATCTGTTGGTTGTAGACGGACCCGTTTTGTCGTCCAATAACAGGCTTCAGGCAGTGACAGAATTTATTCAGAACAATATTCACGAAAATATTACGGTAGAACACCTGAGTAAAAAAGCGAATATGAGTAAGCCTAGTTTTTACCGAACCTTTAAAGAGGAGACAGGTATAAGCCCTATGGAATATGTCATCCGGGAGCGTATAAAGAATGCTAAAAAGGTGCTGCAAAGCTCAAAAAGTATTAAAGAAGCCTGCTATGCAAGCGGCTTCAGTAATATCAATTATTTTGTACGTATGTTTAAAAAACAAGAGGGTATCACCCCGGGAGTTTTTTTAACGATGTCGTAA
- the smpB gene encoding SsrA-binding protein SmpB, which yields MTLAANINIKNKRASFEYHLLDKYVAGLQLLGTEIKSIREGKANINDSFCAFFEKGLYIRNMHIAEYSHGSFYNHEAKRDRQLLLTKKELKKLRAKGDEKGFTIVPLRIFVNERGFAKVEIALAQGKKDFDKRDTIKDRDAKRELDRAMKR from the coding sequence ATGACATTAGCAGCAAATATAAATATCAAAAATAAAAGAGCATCTTTCGAATATCACCTATTAGATAAATATGTCGCAGGACTTCAACTCTTGGGTACAGAAATTAAATCTATACGTGAAGGAAAAGCAAATATCAATGACAGTTTTTGTGCCTTTTTTGAAAAAGGATTATACATCCGCAATATGCACATTGCAGAATACTCCCATGGTTCATTCTATAATCATGAAGCAAAGCGTGATCGTCAACTGTTACTTACAAAGAAAGAACTGAAAAAGCTCAGAGCAAAAGGGGATGAAAAGGGATTCACTATAGTTCCTTTACGTATTTTCGTAAATGAAAGAGGATTTGCAAAAGTTGAAATCGCATTGGCACAGGGTAAAAAAGACTTCGATAAACGTGACACGATCAAAGACAGGGATGCCAAGCGCGAGCTTGACCGGGCTATGAAAAGATAA